The sequence CGCCAGGTCGATCAGCCCCACGCGAAGCCCCAGTCCTTCGAGGAGACCCTCGAGGGCGACCACCGCCTCTCGCCGGCTGACCGCCACGAGCAGCATCTCCCTCCCGTCGTCGCCCCGGCCGAGGAGATGCCACGACAGGCGCGCCTCCTCGAGCGGGAACGGGATCGACTTCTTGAGGCGCCACTTCACCACCTCGCCCACCTGCTCGCGACGCTTCGGCAGGTCGCGGAAGTCGAGCATGAACACGCGGGCGAAGGTGTCGGGCAGCGCGAGGGAAACTCGCCCCGCGCGCTCCGCGCCCGCCTGCCGCAGCACGCTCCCGACCGCCGCAGCGAGCGCCTCGGGCGCTCCGATCGACGGGCGCACGATCGACGAGGTGAAGGTTCCGGGTTCCAGCGCAGCGATTCCGTGACCCGCGAGCCGGTAACCGCCGCTCTTCCTCACCAGGCGGACGGCGACGACCGCGTCTTCCCGAATCTCGACGCCGACCAGGGGATAGTCGGGCCTCATCCAGGGCCGCCGGCGCAGGCCATCGGGAAGCCGCTCCCACCAGCTCGCAACGTCCACCGCCACGCCCATTCCCCTCCCGCTCCTCAATCGACGAAGGTGACCTTGTTCACCTCGCGCAGCGTGGTCTTCCCGGCCAGCACCTTCCGCAGTCCCGACTGCCGCAGCGGCACCATACCCTCCTTGACGGCCTGCCGCTTGATGTCGGCCGCCGGGCGCCGGGCGAGGATCATCTCCCGGATCTCGTCGGACAGGTCGAGAAGCTCCGAAATCGCCTCCCGGCCCCGATACCCGGTCCCGTGACACTCGATGCAGCCCTTCCCCTCGTACAGGGGCTTGTCCCGCCACTCCTCCGGATCGAGACCGGAGTCGATGAAGACCTCGTCGGGGAGCTGGACCCGCGTCTTGCAGTTGTTGCAGATCAGCCGGACCAACCGCTGCGCGAGGACGCAGTTGAGGGCGGAGACGAAGTTGTACGGCTCCACCTTCATGTTCAGGAACCGGCCCAGCACGTCGACCACGTTGTTCGCGTGGACGGTGGTGAACACGAGGTGCCCGGTCAGCGCCGACTGGATGGCGATGTTGGCCGTCTCTTCGTCCCGGATCTCCCCGACCATGATCTTGTCAGGGTCGTGCCGGAGGATCGACCTCAGCCCGCGGGCGAAGGTCAGTCCTTTCTTCTCGTTGACGGGAATCTGCGTCACCCCCGGGAGCTGGTACTCCACGGGGTCCTCGATGGTGATGATCTTGTCCTCGGAGTTGATGATCTCGGAGAGAGCCGCGTACAGCGTGGTCGTCTTGCCCGATCCGGTGGGCCCGGTGACCAGGAACATCCCGTACGGCTCGCGGACGAACTTCCGGATCTTCTTGAGGATCTCCTCCTCGAACCCGCAGACATCCAGGGTGAGCTTGGCGAACTTCTCGCTCGCCGACTCTTTGTCCAGGATCCGGATGACGCAATCCTCGCCGTGCACCGCCGGCATGATGCTGACGCGGAAGTCCACCGTGCGGTCCTTGATCCGCAGCTTGAACCGGCCGTCCTGCGGCGTGCGCCGCTCGGAGATGTCCAGCTCGGACATCACCTTGATCCGCGAGATGATCGACTGGTGGAACCTCTTGTCGATCGGCTCCATCGCCTGGTAGAGGACGCCGTCGATGCGGTACTTCACGATCACCTCCCGCTCGCGCGTCTCGATGTGGATGTCCGACGCGCGGCGCTGGAGGGCGTTGAAGATGGTGGAATCGACGAGCTTGACGATGGGGCTCTGGTCGGAGGTGATCCGGTCGATCGAGAGGACCTCCTCGCCGTCCTCGGCCTCCCTGACCACCTGGATCCGCAGCTCCTCGGTCGCCTCCTCCAGGACGCGCTGGGACGACTCCGACCGCTTCAGGATCTCCTGGATGGCGCTGCGCGTCCCGACCGCGACGTCAATCGGACGGCCGAGGAGCAGCTCGAGCTCGTCGATCATCAGCACGTCGGTCGGGTCGGCGACCACCACGACCAGCGTCTCGCCTTCCTCTCGGTAGGGGATGAAGTTGTAGCGGAACATGAGCTCCACCGGCACGGAGCCGAAGAGCTCGTGGTCGATCTCGTACTCGGCGAGGTTCACGTACTCGAGACCGAGTCTCTCCGCGCGGAG comes from Acidobacteriota bacterium and encodes:
- a CDS encoding type II/IV secretion system protein; its protein translation is MSDTPKIDPAVQAQGEALGDTLNEELEARLRAERLGLEYVNLAEYEIDHELFGSVPVELMFRYNFIPYREEGETLVVVVADPTDVLMIDELELLLGRPIDVAVGTRSAIQEILKRSESSQRVLEEATEELRIQVVREAEDGEEVLSIDRITSDQSPIVKLVDSTIFNALQRRASDIHIETREREVIVKYRIDGVLYQAMEPIDKRFHQSIISRIKVMSELDISERRTPQDGRFKLRIKDRTVDFRVSIMPAVHGEDCVIRILDKESASEKFAKLTLDVCGFEEEILKKIRKFVREPYGMFLVTGPTGSGKTTTLYAALSEIINSEDKIITIEDPVEYQLPGVTQIPVNEKKGLTFARGLRSILRHDPDKIMVGEIRDEETANIAIQSALTGHLVFTTVHANNVVDVLGRFLNMKVEPYNFVSALNCVLAQRLVRLICNNCKTRVQLPDEVFIDSGLDPEEWRDKPLYEGKGCIECHGTGYRGREAISELLDLSDEIREMILARRPAADIKRQAVKEGMVPLRQSGLRKVLAGKTTLREVNKVTFVD